In Halobacteriovoraceae bacterium, one DNA window encodes the following:
- the tnpA gene encoding IS200/IS605 family transposase encodes MRHGRHCTFLLHAHLVFVTKYRRVCFTSRVLDHLKEVFNSVCSDFEAELVEFEGEGDHVHLLVNYPPKVTLSKLVGSLKGVSSRYIRESNYPEIRKKLWGNALWSPSYFAGSCGGAPLEVIKQYIEQQDRPH; translated from the coding sequence ATCAGACATGGCAGACACTGCACCTTTCTGCTTCATGCACACTTAGTCTTTGTAACAAAATATAGGCGAGTTTGCTTTACATCGCGAGTATTAGATCACCTCAAAGAAGTTTTTAATTCCGTATGCTCTGATTTTGAAGCGGAGTTGGTTGAATTTGAAGGAGAAGGCGATCACGTTCATCTTCTGGTAAATTACCCGCCAAAAGTGACGCTTTCAAAACTTGTGGGATCTTTAAAGGGGGTTTCATCAAGATATATTCGAGAATCAAATTATCCTGAAATTAGAAAAAAACTATGGGGAAATGCTCTTTGGTCACCTAGTTATTTTGCAGGAAGTTGTGGAGGGGCGCCACTGGAAGTCATCAAGCAATATATAGAGCAGCAAGACAGACCTCATTAA
- a CDS encoding DUF4935 domain-containing protein translates to MEILSIDTSVFFKDNFNVGSTKYLKLLQLARHHHIKLLIPDIVQKEVHGHLKNKIHSAINDLNKFSQSASILKNLDNDFSYFFKKYNEEELFQKIKEFFNFFIEQMSAETIDTSNICSSEIINNYFEGKPPFKNSNKIKTTSNDKRFEFPDAIILSSLEQWANNNDSIVNLISVDSGWEEFASNKNCFTCFKTVEQFIENSLDRINIVPSIVKSLLDQKDQDVCKRIVEDISFNYHFFCINYDAEVIDTHSFKITNLDLSTVDFEIGDNVGVAIFSGTLSFKAEVEYGDPDSMFRDPDDRELYYRQKITQTLTRETPIEGEVNFYLDDNLNDCTIDSVTVSKPTDSIQINLEEDYF, encoded by the coding sequence TTGGAAATATTATCAATTGATACTTCAGTTTTCTTCAAAGATAATTTTAACGTTGGTTCAACAAAGTATCTCAAATTACTTCAGCTAGCAAGACATCATCATATTAAGTTACTAATCCCTGACATAGTTCAAAAGGAAGTACATGGTCATTTGAAGAATAAAATACACTCAGCAATAAATGATCTGAATAAATTTTCTCAATCAGCTAGTATTTTAAAAAATCTTGATAATGACTTCAGTTATTTTTTTAAAAAGTACAACGAAGAGGAACTATTTCAAAAAATTAAGGAATTTTTCAATTTTTTTATTGAGCAAATGAGCGCCGAGACAATAGATACTTCTAACATTTGCTCATCTGAAATAATTAATAATTATTTTGAAGGCAAACCACCATTCAAAAATTCAAATAAAATCAAAACAACTAGCAATGACAAACGATTTGAATTCCCTGATGCCATTATTCTTAGTTCTCTAGAACAATGGGCAAATAATAATGACAGTATTGTAAACCTGATTTCTGTAGATAGCGGATGGGAAGAATTCGCAAGTAATAAAAATTGCTTTACCTGCTTCAAAACTGTTGAACAGTTTATTGAAAACAGTCTTGATAGAATAAACATAGTTCCTAGTATTGTAAAATCTCTTTTGGATCAAAAGGATCAAGATGTTTGTAAACGTATAGTAGAAGACATTTCTTTTAATTATCACTTTTTCTGTATCAATTATGATGCGGAAGTCATTGATACTCACAGTTTCAAAATTACTAATCTGGACCTTTCAACAGTAGATTTTGAAATAGGCGACAATGTAGGAGTAGCTATATTTAGTGGAACGCTATCGTTTAAAGCAGAAGTTGAATATGGAGACCCCGATTCGATGTTTAGAGACCCAGATGATAGGGAACTGTATTATAGACAAAAAATAACCCAAACACTAACAAGAGAAACTCCAATTGAGGGAGAAGTGAATTTTTATTTGGATGATAATCTTAATGATTGTACCATTGATAGTGTTACAGTAAGTAAACCTACAGATTCAATCCAAATAAATTTGGAAGAAGATTACTTTTAA
- a CDS encoding tyrosine-type recombinase/integrase, producing MDDLIILDSKNLENVKQKADLETTISHFLKNFLSDNTRMAYTTDFYDFAAFLNLQGIRLKGPHEINMGHIIDYRDSLDGVYAPNTIHRKLSSLSSLFNKLVNAKLMSENPVLGVDRPKAIAIRDKTGLSDAEIDQICEFYDGKTIQSLNNKAILTFLSYTGCRISEAINVRVSDIREKNDVRVVLIHGKGSKIRKIPIHPKLWSVLKELMRRREKIEDDYIFTAVQKNIASPIRRHSVHAMLKKTLMSLGMDIDKTLHSFRRGVISNLLENGHRIESVAEVSGHSNINTTKGYLVREEKIEDNPLLSLNFKKS from the coding sequence ATGGATGATTTGATCATTTTAGATTCAAAAAATTTAGAAAACGTAAAGCAAAAAGCTGATCTAGAAACTACGATATCTCATTTTTTAAAAAACTTTCTATCAGACAATACGCGCATGGCCTATACGACTGATTTTTACGATTTTGCGGCCTTTTTAAACCTCCAAGGAATTCGTCTCAAGGGCCCTCATGAAATTAATATGGGACATATAATTGACTATAGAGATTCACTAGATGGAGTCTATGCCCCAAACACCATTCACAGAAAATTATCATCTTTAAGCTCACTTTTTAATAAGCTTGTGAACGCTAAACTTATGAGTGAAAACCCTGTACTTGGCGTTGATAGGCCAAAGGCCATTGCAATTCGTGATAAAACGGGCCTTAGTGACGCTGAAATTGATCAAATTTGTGAATTTTATGATGGTAAAACCATTCAATCTCTTAATAATAAGGCCATACTCACCTTTTTATCTTATACGGGATGCCGAATAAGCGAGGCCATTAATGTTCGCGTGTCTGATATACGAGAAAAAAACGATGTTAGAGTTGTTTTAATTCACGGCAAAGGATCAAAGATTAGAAAAATACCCATTCATCCAAAGCTTTGGAGTGTTTTAAAAGAATTAATGAGAAGACGTGAAAAAATTGAAGATGATTATATTTTCACGGCCGTTCAAAAAAATATTGCCTCCCCTATTCGTCGTCATTCAGTCCATGCAATGCTCAAAAAAACTTTGATGAGTTTAGGGATGGATATTGATAAAACTCTTCATTCATTTAGACGAGGGGTGATTTCGAATCTTCTAGAAAATGGTCATCGGATTGAATCTGTTGCTGAAGTCTCAGGGCATTCAAATATCAACACGACCAAGGGTTATTTGGTTCGCGAAGAGAAAATCGAAGATAATCCCCTACTTTCACTGAATTTTAAAAAATCTTAA
- a CDS encoding DUF4160 domain-containing protein, with product MGKVFWHDHFEVYVFSRDHNPPHCHIYFPKKSNYKGFLKIDLQNFEVIDLEGISKKDFKLIQNFLTEERIKILMDEWERFHGKED from the coding sequence ATGGGAAAAGTATTTTGGCATGATCATTTTGAAGTTTACGTATTTTCTAGAGATCACAATCCTCCGCATTGTCATATATACTTCCCTAAGAAGAGTAATTATAAAGGGTTTTTAAAAATTGATTTGCAAAATTTTGAGGTCATCGATCTCGAAGGAATTAGCAAAAAAGACTTCAAACTTATCCAAAATTTCCTCACTGAGGAACGTATAAAAATTTTAATGGATGAGTGGGAGAGATTTCATGGCAAAGAAGATTAA
- a CDS encoding transposase → MEKINLAYKFKLNPSESQIEIFSSWAGTCRFLYNLCLEHRILSWTQYRSSINYYDQANELKDLKSCEGFEWIKDSPAQILQQSLKDLDKAFKSFWRSGFGFPKYKKKGIGDSFRFPDAKQFSVRKVTRKKAFVKLPKIGEVAFRLSRKIEGKIKNATIKKEVDGWYIAFCSEKHLEIPYNNLPTVGIDRGISETLVLSSRDDCLRNLKFTLPKNCHILRERIKVLQKRLRLKKKFSQSWKKVNNKIRKLHSKIASIRHDFLHKASSYIAKNHSYVTLEDLKIKNMSKSAKGTLETPGKNVAAKSGLNREILFQGWGIFALQLSYKCEWNGGHLELVNPKFTSTRCSECLYNNKMNRKNKHFECLNCGHKEDADLNAAKNINRVGRTQRDCGGVGIGQTVEAVTPTVH, encoded by the coding sequence ATGGAAAAGATTAATCTGGCCTATAAATTCAAGTTAAATCCTAGTGAGAGTCAAATTGAGATATTTTCCTCATGGGCCGGAACCTGTCGGTTTCTCTATAACCTTTGCCTTGAGCATAGAATTCTTTCATGGACTCAATATAGAAGCTCAATTAACTACTATGATCAGGCAAATGAGTTAAAGGACCTAAAATCGTGTGAGGGATTTGAGTGGATCAAAGATTCTCCGGCACAAATTCTTCAACAGTCTTTAAAAGATTTAGATAAGGCCTTTAAGTCATTTTGGAGATCCGGTTTTGGATTTCCAAAATACAAGAAAAAGGGAATTGGTGATAGTTTTCGTTTTCCAGACGCTAAACAATTCTCTGTGAGAAAAGTAACTCGAAAGAAAGCTTTTGTTAAGCTTCCTAAAATCGGAGAAGTCGCATTTAGATTAAGTCGAAAAATTGAAGGCAAAATCAAAAATGCGACTATTAAAAAAGAGGTTGATGGCTGGTATATTGCTTTTTGCAGTGAAAAACACCTTGAAATACCATATAACAATCTTCCTACAGTTGGTATCGACCGGGGAATTTCAGAGACGTTGGTTTTAAGTTCAAGAGATGACTGTTTGAGAAATTTAAAATTTACCCTTCCAAAAAATTGTCACATACTTAGAGAGAGAATCAAAGTTTTGCAAAAAAGGTTGAGACTTAAAAAGAAATTCTCCCAAAGTTGGAAGAAAGTGAATAATAAAATTAGAAAACTACATTCAAAAATAGCTAGCATAAGACATGATTTTCTACATAAGGCATCAAGCTATATAGCTAAGAATCACAGCTATGTTACTCTTGAGGACTTAAAGATTAAAAACATGTCAAAGTCAGCAAAGGGAACTCTCGAAACTCCAGGAAAAAATGTTGCGGCAAAGTCAGGGCTGAACCGTGAAATTCTTTTTCAGGGTTGGGGAATTTTTGCTCTCCAACTAAGCTATAAATGTGAATGGAATGGTGGTCATCTAGAGTTAGTGAATCCCAAGTTCACAAGTACGAGATGCAGTGAATGTCTGTACAACAATAAGATGAACCGCAAGAACAAACATTTTGAGTGTTTGAATTGTGGGCACAAAGAAGATGCAGATTTAAATGCAGCAAAAAATATTAACAGGGTGGGGCGCACCCAAAGAGACTGTGGAGGAGTTGGCATTGGCCAGACCGTTGAAGCAGTAACCCCTACGGTGCATTAG
- a CDS encoding helix-turn-helix transcriptional regulator — translation MKDILDLLVPEDTTSGEIVRAYRKGFGMTLKDLEKITGIKMNNLSAIENDRVELTVKSATKIAAALGAHPQDLLFPNGDFKKSKEIKKIERSREKFLRQKDAI, via the coding sequence ATGAAAGATATTTTAGATCTGCTTGTACCAGAAGATACAACGTCTGGTGAAATCGTTAGGGCCTATAGAAAAGGTTTTGGCATGACTTTAAAAGATCTTGAAAAGATAACAGGTATTAAGATGAATAATCTTAGCGCCATTGAAAATGACCGTGTAGAGCTAACAGTAAAGTCGGCCACAAAAATTGCAGCGGCCCTTGGTGCACATCCCCAAGATTTGTTATTTCCTAATGGGGACTTTAAAAAGAGTAAAGAAATTAAAAAAATTGAGCGTTCTCGGGAGAAATTTCTGCGCCAAAAAGACGCAATATAA
- a CDS encoding helix-turn-helix transcriptional regulator yields the protein MKIDFNSKTNLLYFYFKTGVPNRGRETENEDILAFVQKGTDDIIGYEVDGAYQNYNYMMNHLKLSLKEKLAITLVLERSKAGNSQEEFAEILGIGLSTYKSIEKAMANTGIETLEKILEILPSNRLKGIFISKQHSQSA from the coding sequence ATGAAGATAGATTTTAACTCAAAGACAAACTTACTTTATTTTTACTTTAAAACTGGTGTCCCTAACAGAGGAAGAGAAACAGAAAATGAGGATATATTAGCATTTGTTCAAAAAGGTACAGATGATATTATTGGATATGAAGTTGATGGAGCTTATCAAAATTATAATTACATGATGAATCATCTCAAACTTTCTCTTAAAGAGAAACTTGCAATTACATTAGTTCTTGAGCGCTCGAAGGCCGGAAATTCACAAGAAGAATTTGCAGAAATTCTTGGTATTGGATTAAGCACATACAAGAGCATTGAAAAGGCCATGGCGAATACCGGAATTGAAACACTTGAAAAGATTCTGGAAATACTTCCAAGTAATCGCTTAAAAGGGATTTTCATCTCAAAGCAACACTCGCAATCGGCCTAA